A single genomic interval of Zingiber officinale cultivar Zhangliang chromosome 4A, Zo_v1.1, whole genome shotgun sequence harbors:
- the LOC121969310 gene encoding WD repeat-containing protein 26 homolog, which produces MGGVEDNEPPSKRVKASSVDLDRLSNTSSVLAYISPWGGQMARPLPSQGREDIIGSKGVIKKVEFVRIITKALYSLGYERSGAVLEEESGIPLHSSVVNLFQKQVLDGNWDESMITLHKIGVDDENILKSASFLILEQKFFELLENNKVMEALQTLRNEISPLSINKKRVHNLSSCVISPSQRISLGFANVGTNISDLRMRLLDELQKLLPPSIMIPERRLEHLVEQALNVQREACYFHNSVESCLSLYTDHQCGKYQLPSQTTQILQEHHDEVWFLQFSNQGKYLASSSSDKSAIIWEVHENGEFTLKHRLIGHEEPVLMVAWSPDDSRLLTCGLEEVVRLWDVYSGECLYVYEKLGIGVGLISCGWFPDGKRLFCVVTDKTICFYDLDGKEVDSWKGQRMSKTSDVVVSNDGRHFITLCKETAILVLERGTKNEKLIEEEQTITSFSLSKDDNFLLINLINQEIHMWSIKDEPKLVTRYKGHKRCRFVIRSCFGGFEQAFIASGSEDSQVYIWHRGSGDLVEALAGHSGTVNCVSWNPTNPHMLASASDDHTIRIWGLSKVNRKHKQKHSNGIVHQCNGNSK; this is translated from the exons ATGGGAGGTGTAGAAGATAATGAACCACCATCAAAACGTGTTAAAGCATCCTCAGTAGATTTGGATAGACTTTCGAATACTTCATCAGTTTTAGCGTATATCAGTCCTTGGGGAGGCCAAATGGCCAGGCCTTTACCATCCCAAGGGAGAGAAGACATCATTGGTTCTAAAGGAGTCATTAAGAAAGTTGAATTTGTGAGAATTATTACCAAAGCCCTCTATTCTCTTGGTTACGAGAGAAGTGGAGCAGTTCTGGAAGAAGAGTCAGGAATACCATTGCACTCTTCTGTTGTGAACCTCTTTCagaagcaagttcttgatggaaaCTGGGATGAAAGCATGATCACATTGCATAAAATAGGGGTTGATGATGAAAATATTTTGAAGTCTGCTTCCTTTTTGATTTTGGAGCAGAAGTTCTTTGAACTTTTGGAGAACAATAAGGTAATGGAAGCATTACAAACATTAAGAAATGAGATCTCTCCACTTAGCATTAACAAAAAGCGGGTGCACAATCTTTCCAGTTGCGTTATATCTCCTTCGCAGCGTATCTCACTTGGGTTTGCCAACGTGGGAACAAATATTTCAGACTTACGAATGAGGCTTCTAGATGAGCTGCAGAAATTACTTCCTCCATCGATAATGATACCTGAGAGGAGGTTGGAGCACTTGGTTGAACAGGCTCTTAATGTTCAAAGAGAAGCTTGTTATTTCCATAACTCTGTTGAAAGTTGTCTTTCATTGTACACCGATCATCAGTGCGGAAAGTACCAATTACCTTCTCAAACAACCCAG ATATTACAGGAACATCATGATGAAGTATGGTTCTTACAGTTCTCCAACCAAGGAAAGTATTTAGCATCATCATCAAGTGATAAATCTGCAATTATATGGGAG GTTCATGAAAATGGAGAATTCACTCTGAAGCACCGACTAATTGGTCATGAGGAGCCTGTCCTAATGGTTGCTTGGAGCCCTGATGACAGTCGACTTCTAACTTGTGGACTGGAAGAGGTTGTGAGGCTCTGGGATGTTTACTCTGGTGAATGCCTTTACGTCTATGAAAAGCTTGGTATTGGTGTTGGTCTGATATCTTGTGGTTGGTTCCCAGATGGAAAACGACTATTTTGTGTTGTTACTGATAAGACTATTTGTTTCTATGATTTGGATGGAAAAGAAGTGGACTCTTGGAAAGGGCAGCGAATGAGTAAAACCTCTGATGTTGTGGTCTCAAATGATGGTAGACATTTTATAACTTTATGCAAAGAAACAGCAATCTTGGTGCTAGAAAGGGGAACAAAAAATGAGAAATTGATAGAAGAAGAGCAAACAATTACTTCATTCTCTCTATCAAAGGATGATAACTTCTTACTCATAAATCTTATAAATCAGGAGATTCACATGTGGAGCATAAAAGATGAGCCAAAACTTGTTACTAGATACAAAGGTCACAAACGCTGCCGTTTCGTGATAAGGTCTTGTTTTGGAGGGTTTGAGCAAGCTTTTATTGCTAGTGGAAGTGAAGATTCACAG GTATATATATGGCATAGAGGTTCCGGAGATCTCGTGGAAGCTCTCGCTGGACATTCCGGCACCGTCAACTGTGTTAGCTGGAACCCGACAAATCCACACATGCTCGCATCCGCCAGCGATGATCACACAATTCGCATCTGGGGATTAAGCAAGGTTAACCGGAAGCACAAGCAGAAGCACAGCAATGGGATTGTTCACCAGTGCAATGGAAACAGTAAATGA
- the LOC121969312 gene encoding putative germin-like protein 2-1 — MASYIISVALIALASITAMASDPGQLQDFCVADENSTALVNGLPCKDSKRVTVDDFFFSGLDKAGNTSNAVGSKVTPVNVVQIPGLNTYGISLVRIDYAPFGLNPPHTHPRATEVLVVLEGTILVGFVTSNPENKHYTKVLNKGDVFVFPQGLIHYQYNNWTASAVAIAGLSSQNPGVITVANAVFGSTPPILDDVLAKAFQVSKETIDKIQAKF, encoded by the exons ATGGCGAGCTACATCATCTCCGTCGCCCTCATTGCCTTGGCCTCCATAACTGCCATGGCTTCTGATCCCGGCCAGCTCCAAGATTTTTGTGTTGCCGATGAGAATTCGACAG CTTTGGTTAATGGCCTCCCATGTAAGGACTCGAAGAGGGTCACCGTTGATGATTTCTTCTTCAGTGGCCTTGACAAGGCTGGTAACACTTCGAATGCGGTTGGTTCCAAGGTGACCCCTGTCAATGTGGTTCAGATTCCTGGGTTGAATACATACGGCATCTCCTTAGTTCGCATCGACTATGCTCCCTTTGGACTCAATCCACCACACACCCACCCGCGTGCCACTGAGGTCCTTGTGGTGTTGGAAGGCACCATCCTTGTCGGCTTTGTAACCTCAAACCCTGAGAACAAGCACTACACCAAGGTTCTTAACAAGGGAGATGTGTTTGTGTTCCCTCAAGGCCTCATACACTATCAATACAACAACTGGACTGCCAGTGCCGTGGCCATTGCTGGGCTCAGCAGCCAAAACCCTGGTGTAATCACTGTTGCCAATGCTGTCTTTGGATCGACACCGCCAATCCTTGATGATGTACTTGCAAAGGCCTTCCAAGTAAGCAAGGAGACAATTGATAAAATTCAGGCCAAGTTCTGA
- the LOC121969311 gene encoding uncharacterized protein LOC121969311 — protein sequence MSVLYGSADSKLFLGISSFISLLLSFCKKSSMETDIRSLARRPGGYEEVERTRELVTRDLLGNGEQVVGTAEVDLELRVPDGWERRLDLVTGRTYLHKPEPHPAPRRHHNLDLALPPPSPSDHLPKHEAMAPPSRYQSVCTLDKVRSSLERAGRRPDGSPSPPSSSSTGVSSPVKLQEEGDRELEQPPAEAMVVAGCPACLLYVLVSEAAPRCPRCATHVPVSSEPKKRHKFDLNSPTNEQRLDD from the exons ATGTCTGTTTTGTATGGCTCTGCAGATTCCAAACTCTTTTTGGGCATCTCTAGTTTCATTTCTCTTCTACTCTCTTTTTGTAAAAAATCTTCTATGGAAACAGACATAAGATCCTTGGCTCGAAGGCCGGGAGGCTATGAGGAAGTGGAGAGGACGAGGGAGCTTGTCACCAGGGATTTACTTGGAAATGGAGAGCAAGTGGTCGGAACTGCTGAGGTTGATCTTGAGCTCAGAGTTCCTGACGGATGGGAGAGACGGTTAGACCTAGTG ACCGGAAGGACCTACCTCCACAAGCCCGAACCGCATCCAGCGCCCCGCCGCCACCACAACCTCGACCTCGCGCTTCCCCCGCCGTCCCCCTCCGATCACCTCCCCAAACATGAAGCGATGGCGCCTCCCTCCCGGTACCAGAGCGTGTGCACACTCGATAAGGTGCGGTCCTCCCTCGAGCGCGCCGGGCGGCGGCCCGACGGCTCTCCCTCCCCGCCTTCCTCATCGTCCACCGGAGTCTCCTCCCCGGTGAAGCTGCAGGAGGAAGGCGATCGAGAACTGGAGCAGCCGCCTGCGGAAGCGATGGTTGTCGCCGGGTGCCCGGCGTGCCTCCTCTACGTGCTCGTATCGGAGGCGGCGCCGCGGTGCCCAAGGTGTGCGACGCACGTGCCGGTCAGCAGCGAGCCCAAGAAGAGACACAAGTTTGACCTCAACTCACCAACCAATGAACAGCGACTCGATGACTAA